From the genome of Frateuria soli:
CACCACCAGCGAGGGGTTGCCGATGCGGGCGGACAGGTGGTCGACGTAATGCGGCAGGTCGTAGCTGCCCGACTCTTCGCAGGCTTCGATCATGATCACGCAACGTGCGTGCGGCACGCCCTGCTCGGCCAGCGCCAGCAGCGCCGAGAGCGAGCCGAACATAGCGTAGCCGTCGTCCGCGCCGCCACGGCCATAAAGCTTGTCGCCCTTGATCACCGGGGTCCATGGGCCCAGGCCTTCGGCCCAGCCGGTCATTTCCGGCTGCTTGTCGAGGTGGCCGTAGAGCACCACGGTGTCATCGCAGCCGGCCAGCGTGGCGGGCACGTCGATGTAGATCAGCGGCGTGCGCCCCGGCAAGCGCACCACCTCGAGCGTGGCGCCCTCGAGCGAAGCCAGTTTGCCGCGCGCCCAGCGCTCCAGCAGCGACACCGCCTGGTCCATGTAGCCGTGCTCGGCCCACTGCGCGTCGAACATCGGCGACTTGTTGGGGATGCGGATGTACTCGACGAGCTGCGGCACGATCTCTTCGTCCCACAAGCCACCGATGAAGCCGGACAGGCGCGCGGTATCCATGGGCGAGACTCCTCAAATGCGTACGGGGAAGCCGCCTAGTGTACCAGCGGCGCCGGAAGAGCCCGTCACGGCCGACACGGCGTCGGACATCGCCCACAGGCGCGGGCGACCGGCACCGCCCGGACGCCACGACTCCCACCGACTGCCCTCGCCGCTGGCCGTGGCCACACTTGCCGGACGGCAATGGCGCCGTTCAACGCATCCCAGGGAGGGAGACCCATGCAGTCGAAGTTCCGCCAACTGCTCGCCGCACTGGCCGTCGCGGCCTCGTTCGCGCTGCCGGCATTCGCCGCCACGCCGGTGAACATCAACAAGGCCGACGCCGCCACCATCGCCAGGTCGCTGGACGGCATCGGCCAGTCCAAGGCGCAGGCGATCGTCGCCTGGCGCCAGGCCCATGGCCCGTTCAAGCGTGTGGAGGACCTGGCCCAGGTCAAGGGCATCGGCAAGGGCACGCTCGAACGCAACCACGACGCCATCCGCTTCAGTGGCGACCTGCCGCCGCCGAAGGCAACGCCGAAGAAGAAGGCACACCCCAAGGCCAAGGCAGCCGCCAAGGGCTGATCGGCAGCAGAGCGTT
Proteins encoded in this window:
- a CDS encoding ComEA family DNA-binding protein encodes the protein MQSKFRQLLAALAVAASFALPAFAATPVNINKADAATIARSLDGIGQSKAQAIVAWRQAHGPFKRVEDLAQVKGIGKGTLERNHDAIRFSGDLPPPKATPKKKAHPKAKAAAKG